The Desulfurobacterium sp. TC5-1 genome segment TTGACAGTAATATTCTTAACACCGTTCCCGCCGATATCCTCAGCCTGCTGCTCAAGCATTGCAACAACCCTCATAACAGGGTCAATCGGAAGCTCGCCGTTGAACCAGTTTTTCTCTTTCTGCTGAATGAAAGCGTAAGCTATGTTTATAACCTCATGCTTCTGTGGAACTTCTCCAAAAGAGAGAATCATCTTTAAACCTCCGTAGGACTGTTGTTAGTGCCATTATTCTACAACAAAATCAACTTCCAAAGACAAAGGAAAATCACTCTCCGACTGTTCCTACGACGTTAACCTTTGCGCCCGGTTCTACTTCAGAGTAAGAAAGAACAACAATATTTGGTGCATACGGTTCTATTATCTTTTTAAGAAAACGGCGAACGGCAGGAGAGGTGAGAATAACCGGAACTGCCTGCTTCCTGGTGAAAATGTCACGGTATTTCATAATGTCACCCATTATTCGCTGAACGAAAGCAGGTTCAAGAGGCGGAAGGTAACCGTCGTTCTGTTTCACCTTTTCTAAAATGTAATTTTCTGCTTTTGGAGTCAGCGTCAGAACGGTAATCTCACCGTTCACAGCGTAAAGGTTCGTTATCAAACGGGCAAGTGCCTGTCTTACAAATTCGGTGAGGATGTCCGGATCCTGCGTTTTTGAAATGTTATCTGAAAGCGCCTCCAGGATAGTCATAAGGTCTTTAACAGGAATGCCCTCTTTAAGCAAATTCTGAAGAACCCTGTGAACGACACCTAAAGGCACCTGCTCCGGAACGATGTCTTTAACGAGAGGATACTTCCTGGCAAGGTTGTCTATGAGCTCTTTTGTTTCAACCCTTCCCAAAATCTCGTAGGCATGTTTCTTGATAACTTCCGAAAGATGAGTAATTATAACTGTTGGAATGTCAACAACAGTATATCCCAAAAGTTTTGCCCTATCTTTCAGGTTAGGTGCTATCCAGTAAGCTGTAAGCCCGAATGCCGGCTCTTTTGTCTCCTTCCCGGGAATCTTTTCCTTTGTTGTCCCCGTATCAATGGCAAGTAGCTTGTTAGGCTCTACCTCACCTCTGGCAACCTCAACATCTCTTATTAAAATTCTATACTCACCCGGTTTAAGCTCAAGATTATCTTTTATGTGAACAAGGGGAATGATTATTCCTAACTCTTTAGCAAGCTGCTTTCTTAGCGATTTTATCCTCTTAACAATTTCCCCTTTTTTCTTATCCTCAACATAAGGTATCAAAGCATAACCTATTTCCATTGCCAGCGTTTCCGGTGGAGAAATCACATCTTCTTCCTCTTCTTTCGCCTTTGCCTCTTTTAAAAGCTCTTTTGCCCTCTCTTCTGCCTCTTTTAACTCTTTCTCTTTAGTAGCTTCGTAAACCATGTAGGCAACTATTGCAATGAGAGAAGCTACAAGCAGGAACGGAATTGTTGGCATTCCCGGAACGATACCCATAACTGCAAGAGTTCCTGCCGCCATGAAAAGGGCTTTATGGTAACCTGTCAACTGCTTGAAAATTTCCGTTCCAAGGTCAGTCTCGGCTGCTGCTCTTGTAACCATAAGACCGGCCGCGGTTGAGGTAATGAGAGAGGGAATCTGTCCTACAAGTCCATCACCAACGGTAAGAATAGTAAATGTTTTTGCGGCATCAGACAAACTCATGTGATGCTGAAAAACACCTATGGCAAGACCGCCAAGGATGTTTATAAGCGTAATGATAATCCCTGCAATGGCATCGCCACGGATAAACTTCGAAGCACCGTCCATCGCCCCGTAGAAGTCCGCTTCTCTTGCTATTTCCTGACGGCGCCTCTGGGCTTCTTTCTCATCGATCAAACCGGCGTTAAGGTCAGCGTCTATCGCCATCTGTTTACCTGGCATGGCGTCAAGAGTAAACCTTGCGGCAACTTCTGAAATCCTTTCAGTACCTTTTGTAATGACGATAAAGTTGATTACCACAAGTATCAGGAAAACGATAATACCTACGATGTAGTTACCACCAACGACAAACTGTCCAAAGGCCTCTATAACCTTACCGGCTGCCGCAGGTCCCTCATTTCCATGAAGGAGAATTCGCCTTGTTGTTGCAATGTTAAGAGATAGACGAAAAAGCGTTGCGATAAGGAGTAGAGATGGAAAAGAAGAAAGTTCAAGGGGATGGTTTATATAAATCGTAGTCATCAGAATTAACAGAGATAGTGTAATGCTAAAGGTTAAAAGAATATCAAGAGCCATAGGAGGAATGGGAAGCACCATCGAGGCAAGAATGGCAAGGAGGAGAAGAACAAAAAGAAGATCAGAATACTTGTAAAGCTTGTTCACGTAGAGAAGAAGTGTTTCTTTCATAGATTCTCCGCCTTTTTATAGGCGTTAAGGGCATTCTCTATATACTTTGCAAGTCCAAATCTATCAGAGGAGGCAAGTTTATTTGCAACTGTCATATCAAACATATCGGTGTACATCTTATCTGAAAAGGAGGAAAACATACCTTCCGGTATTCCCTTTCTCATCTCTTTCAACATAATCTCAAGAAACGTTGCCTCAAACTCTCTGGCAACGTCTTTTACCGTTTTGATATTTTTAATTGCCGTAACATCCCAGTAAGGAATAATCTTCGGCTCCATCTCTCTCCCCGTTACATAATCACTATTTTAGCATGAAGCTTGCCAGCTGCTTTTATAGCCTGAATTATCGCTATTAAATCCCTCGGGGATATACCAAGCTCGTTGAGAGCCTTAACAAGATCTCTAAGGTCGGCAGACTGAACACTAAATATACGACCCTTCTCCTCTTTAACCTCGGTAGTTACATTCTCGGTAGCAACCGTCTTGCCGTTTGAAAGAGGGGATGGCTGCGAAACCTGCGGCGTTTTCGTTACTGAAACATAAATATTACCGTGGGCAACATAAACAGGAGGGTCTATCCTAACGTTACCGCTCATTATAACCGTTCCTGTCCTTTCATATATCACAACTACAGGTTCAGGCTCGGTATTTATGGAAAGGTTAAGAATCTTTGAAATGAAATCAACCTTGTTAACGCCTTCCGGAAACCTCACTTTAACCGTTGAAGAATCAACGGCAACAGCCGTTCCTCTACCAAAGGCACTGTTAATGGCATCGGCTATCGTAGCAGCTTCAGAAAAGGAAGGATGCTTCAGCGTGAGAGTTACAGAATGTTCATCGGTAAGTTCAAAGGGAAGTCCCCTCTCAACTATACCACCATCTGGAATGATACCGGTTGTTGGAAAGTTCTTCTGAACCTTTCCTCCTTTGTTTGATTCTGAATAACCACCGCCGGTGGAAACAGAACCCTGAGCAAAGGCATAAACCTTTCCATCGGGACCAAGGAGCGGCGTTCTTATAAGAATTCCGTTGGAAATATCCTTTGCATCACCTATTGAAGCAACATTAACATCAAATGTCATTCCCGGTTTCGCAAAAGGTGGAAGTTTTGCCGTAACTATCACAGCTGCAGCGTTTTTGGTCTTAACTACCTTTGGATCAACATAAATCCCCATTTTTCTCAGCATATTTGAAATACTCTGAAGCGTAAAAACGCTGGAAGAGCCGTCACCGGTACCGTCAAGCCCGACAACAATACCGTAACCCGTCAAAAAGTTCGGCCGCACGCCTTCAATATTTACCTCAGAACCTATCTTCGTAGTGACCGCTCCGGCATTAACTGAAAAGATAAACAAAACAGCGAAGAGAAAAAACACCCTTTTAATCATAAATCTGCTCCCTAAAATGGCCATATCTTCATCAAGAATCTTGCAAGCCAGCCGGGCCTCTGACTCTCTGCCCAGAAACCTTTACCGTTATATTCAACGTACATGTCAGAAATTCTGGAAGATAGTATCGAGTTGTCCTGTTCTATGTCGGTTGGACTGATTATCCCCGATATTTTTAAAACCTGAGTATCGTCGTTTATCTTTATAACCTTTTCGCCTTCTATGTAG includes the following:
- the flhA gene encoding flagellar biosynthesis protein FlhA: MKETLLLYVNKLYKYSDLLFVLLLLAILASMVLPIPPMALDILLTFSITLSLLILMTTIYINHPLELSSFPSLLLIATLFRLSLNIATTRRILLHGNEGPAAAGKVIEAFGQFVVGGNYIVGIIVFLILVVINFIVITKGTERISEVAARFTLDAMPGKQMAIDADLNAGLIDEKEAQRRRQEIAREADFYGAMDGASKFIRGDAIAGIIITLINILGGLAIGVFQHHMSLSDAAKTFTILTVGDGLVGQIPSLITSTAAGLMVTRAAAETDLGTEIFKQLTGYHKALFMAAGTLAVMGIVPGMPTIPFLLVASLIAIVAYMVYEATKEKELKEAEERAKELLKEAKAKEEEEDVISPPETLAMEIGYALIPYVEDKKKGEIVKRIKSLRKQLAKELGIIIPLVHIKDNLELKPGEYRILIRDVEVARGEVEPNKLLAIDTGTTKEKIPGKETKEPAFGLTAYWIAPNLKDRAKLLGYTVVDIPTVIITHLSEVIKKHAYEILGRVETKELIDNLARKYPLVKDIVPEQVPLGVVHRVLQNLLKEGIPVKDLMTILEALSDNISKTQDPDILTEFVRQALARLITNLYAVNGEITVLTLTPKAENYILEKVKQNDGYLPPLEPAFVQRIMGDIMKYRDIFTRKQAVPVILTSPAVRRFLKKIIEPYAPNIVVLSYSEVEPGAKVNVVGTVGE
- a CDS encoding rod-binding protein, with product MEPKIIPYWDVTAIKNIKTVKDVAREFEATFLEIMLKEMRKGIPEGMFSSFSDKMYTDMFDMTVANKLASSDRFGLAKYIENALNAYKKAENL
- a CDS encoding flagellar basal body P-ring protein FlgI — encoded protein: MIKRVFFLFAVLFIFSVNAGAVTTKIGSEVNIEGVRPNFLTGYGIVVGLDGTGDGSSSVFTLQSISNMLRKMGIYVDPKVVKTKNAAAVIVTAKLPPFAKPGMTFDVNVASIGDAKDISNGILIRTPLLGPDGKVYAFAQGSVSTGGGYSESNKGGKVQKNFPTTGIIPDGGIVERGLPFELTDEHSVTLTLKHPSFSEAATIADAINSAFGRGTAVAVDSSTVKVRFPEGVNKVDFISKILNLSINTEPEPVVVIYERTGTVIMSGNVRIDPPVYVAHGNIYVSVTKTPQVSQPSPLSNGKTVATENVTTEVKEEKGRIFSVQSADLRDLVKALNELGISPRDLIAIIQAIKAAGKLHAKIVIM